One stretch of Longimicrobium sp. DNA includes these proteins:
- a CDS encoding aldehyde dehydrogenase family protein, translating into MSIAEIFETLEYGPAPESASPALRWLEEQGGATRHFIAGEWREPAEGEYFDTINPANGRVLAKVAQGGREDVETAIRAARQALADWQALGGHGRARYLYALARQVQKHSRLFAVLESLDNGKPIRESRDIDIPLVARHFYHHAGWAQLMESDPELRDYAAVGVVGQIIPWNFPLLMLAWKIAPALAMGNTVVLKPAEFTPLTALLFADVCREAGLPPGVVNIVTGDGRTGALIVEHPDVDKVAFTGSTEVGRIIRVATAGSGKKLSLELGGKSPFVVFDDADLDSVVEGVVDAIWFNQGQVCCAGSRILAQEGTAPRLTEKLRARMETLRVGDPLDKAVDIGAIVAPVQLEKIQGLVRQGVEEGATMWQPSWSCPTEGCFYPPTLFTDVSPSSTIAQVEIFGPVVVSMTFRTPAEAVALANNTPYGLAASVWTENINLALDIAPKIRAGTVWINSTNVFDAASGFGGYRESGFGREGGREGLWEYAKPRWEKEAGKTRGTGDGGQPAKTKAKAPKADTARGRGPVLPPIDRTAKMYVGGKQARPDSGYSLAVHGADGRLVGEVGLGNRKDVRNAVEAAHKAAGWGKSTGHNRAQVLYYLAENLAARDAEFARRIASMTGDEGRAAQEVELTIRRLYTYAALADKWDGDVHHTPFRMVTLAMPEPIGVVGIACPDEAPLLGFVSTVAPAVAMGNAVVAIPSERWPLAATDFYQVLDTSDVPGGVVNIVTGRRDELVQTLAAHDDVESMWYFGSAEGSELVERLSAGNMKRTWVSYGRPRDWFDPVQGEGHEFLRQATHVKNIWVPYGE; encoded by the coding sequence GCCGAGGGCGAGTACTTCGACACCATCAACCCCGCCAACGGCAGGGTGCTGGCGAAGGTGGCCCAGGGCGGGCGCGAGGACGTCGAGACGGCCATCCGCGCCGCGCGGCAGGCGCTGGCCGACTGGCAGGCGCTCGGCGGGCACGGGCGGGCGCGCTACCTGTACGCGCTGGCGCGCCAGGTCCAGAAGCACTCGCGCCTCTTCGCCGTGCTGGAGTCGCTCGACAACGGCAAGCCGATCCGCGAGTCGCGCGACATCGACATCCCGCTCGTCGCCCGGCACTTCTACCACCACGCCGGGTGGGCGCAGCTGATGGAGAGCGACCCCGAGCTGCGCGACTACGCCGCCGTGGGCGTGGTGGGGCAGATCATCCCGTGGAACTTCCCGCTGCTGATGCTGGCGTGGAAGATCGCCCCCGCGCTGGCGATGGGGAACACCGTGGTCCTCAAGCCCGCCGAGTTCACCCCGCTCACCGCCCTCCTCTTCGCCGACGTCTGCCGCGAGGCGGGGCTGCCGCCCGGCGTGGTCAACATCGTCACCGGCGACGGGCGCACCGGCGCGCTCATCGTCGAGCACCCGGACGTCGACAAGGTCGCCTTCACCGGCTCGACCGAGGTGGGCCGCATCATCCGCGTGGCCACGGCGGGGAGCGGGAAGAAGCTGTCGCTGGAGCTGGGCGGGAAGAGCCCCTTCGTGGTGTTCGACGACGCCGACCTGGACAGCGTGGTGGAGGGCGTGGTCGACGCCATCTGGTTCAACCAGGGACAGGTGTGCTGCGCCGGGAGCCGCATCCTGGCCCAGGAGGGGACCGCGCCGCGCCTCACCGAGAAGCTCAGGGCGCGGATGGAGACGCTGCGCGTGGGCGACCCGCTCGACAAGGCGGTGGACATCGGCGCCATCGTGGCCCCGGTGCAGCTGGAGAAGATCCAGGGGCTGGTGCGGCAGGGGGTGGAGGAGGGGGCGACCATGTGGCAGCCCTCGTGGAGCTGCCCCACCGAGGGGTGCTTCTACCCGCCCACCCTCTTCACCGACGTCTCGCCCTCGTCGACCATTGCCCAGGTGGAGATCTTCGGCCCCGTGGTGGTCTCGATGACCTTCCGCACCCCGGCCGAGGCGGTGGCGCTGGCCAACAACACCCCGTACGGCCTGGCCGCCAGCGTGTGGACCGAGAACATCAACCTGGCGCTCGACATCGCCCCCAAGATCCGGGCGGGGACGGTGTGGATCAACAGCACCAACGTCTTCGACGCGGCCAGCGGCTTCGGCGGCTACCGCGAGAGCGGCTTCGGGCGCGAGGGCGGGCGCGAGGGGCTGTGGGAGTACGCCAAGCCGCGCTGGGAGAAGGAGGCCGGCAAGACACGGGGGACGGGGGACGGGGGACAGCCGGCGAAGACGAAGGCGAAGGCGCCGAAGGCCGACACCGCGCGCGGCCGCGGCCCCGTGCTCCCGCCGATCGACCGCACGGCGAAGATGTACGTCGGCGGCAAGCAGGCGCGCCCCGACTCCGGCTACTCGCTGGCCGTCCACGGCGCCGACGGGCGGCTGGTGGGCGAGGTGGGCCTGGGCAACCGCAAGGACGTGCGCAACGCCGTGGAGGCGGCGCACAAGGCCGCCGGGTGGGGGAAGTCCACCGGCCACAACCGGGCGCAGGTGCTCTACTACCTGGCCGAGAACCTGGCCGCCCGCGACGCCGAGTTCGCCCGCCGCATCGCCTCGATGACGGGCGACGAGGGGAGGGCCGCGCAGGAGGTGGAGCTCACCATCCGCCGCCTCTACACCTACGCGGCCCTGGCCGACAAGTGGGACGGCGACGTGCACCACACCCCGTTCCGCATGGTGACGCTCGCCATGCCCGAGCCGATCGGAGTGGTGGGCATCGCCTGCCCCGACGAGGCGCCGCTCTTGGGCTTCGTCTCCACCGTGGCCCCCGCGGTGGCCATGGGCAACGCGGTGGTGGCAATCCCCTCGGAGCGCTGGCCGCTGGCGGCGACGGACTTCTACCAGGTGCTCGACACCTCCGACGTCCCCGGCGGCGTGGTCAACATCGTCACCGGCCGCCGCGACGAGCTGGTGCAGACGCTGGCCGCCCACGACGACGTGGAGTCGATGTGGTACTTCGGGAGCGCCGAGGGGAGCGAGCTGGTGGAGCGCCTCTCGGCGGGGAACATGAAGCGCACCTGGGTGAGCTACGGCAGGCCGCGCGACTGGTTCGACCCCGTCCAGGGCGAGGGGCACGAGTTCCTGCGCCAGGCCACGCACGTCAAGAACATCTGGGTGCCGTACGGGGAGTAG
- a CDS encoding NYN domain-containing protein, which produces MKIFIDFWNLQLTWNDYHARRGGRRPVRIPWERRLYEVLVRQVREDAVYAGTHVYASYAPGLGKDAGLRRFFNAMDGFTGYDVFLKERAPLSPAKCTNHGCRLPITVCPHCRRSIQRTVEKGIDTALVTDLIRFGLDGHYDCAVLVAADADHVPAVEFLGNRAKQVTHAWFRGQSQELRNACWSHVLFDNLMTELLD; this is translated from the coding sequence GTGAAGATCTTCATCGACTTCTGGAACCTGCAGCTCACCTGGAACGACTACCACGCGCGGCGGGGCGGCAGGCGGCCGGTGCGCATCCCCTGGGAGCGGCGGCTGTACGAGGTGCTGGTGCGGCAGGTGCGGGAGGACGCGGTCTACGCCGGGACGCACGTCTACGCGTCGTACGCGCCGGGGCTGGGGAAGGACGCCGGGCTGCGCCGCTTCTTCAACGCGATGGACGGCTTCACCGGCTACGACGTGTTCCTCAAGGAGCGCGCGCCGCTCAGCCCGGCGAAGTGCACCAACCACGGCTGCCGCCTGCCGATCACCGTCTGCCCGCACTGCCGCCGCTCCATCCAGCGCACCGTCGAGAAGGGGATCGACACGGCGCTGGTGACCGACCTGATCCGCTTCGGGCTCGACGGCCACTACGACTGCGCCGTGCTGGTGGCGGCCGACGCGGACCACGTGCCCGCCGTGGAGTTCCTGGGCAACCGCGCCAAGCAGGTCACCCACGCCTGGTTCCGCGGCCAGTCGCAGGAGCTGCGCAACGCCTGCTGGAGCCACGTCCTCTTCGACAACCTGATGACAGAGCTGCTCGACTGA
- a CDS encoding helix-turn-helix domain-containing protein, with the protein MTEAFRPVPFDRARLRRSVAAAGVRVTESVHPPSHTIAAHAHECATATLVLGGGFEETWRTAGASARQEVTGAWFRPAGEVHVDRIGRDGLHTVGVQFDAGRLDGLGAPAALFDGCRHVRSGELAALGRRFRRELARDDDASPLAVEALALELLALGWRADAARGEGRPPAWLARVRDRLHAEFARRDLRLAALAAEAGVHPVTLARSFRACYGESVGECVRRLRIEWSATALASGAPISRVALSAGFADQSHFTRAFRRALGVTPAEWRRRPSSRTPTGTPARTPGAPLPPARS; encoded by the coding sequence ATGACGGAAGCCTTCCGCCCCGTTCCCTTCGACCGCGCCCGGCTCAGGCGGTCGGTCGCGGCCGCCGGCGTGCGGGTCACCGAGTCGGTGCACCCGCCCAGCCACACCATCGCGGCGCACGCGCACGAGTGCGCCACGGCCACGCTGGTGCTGGGCGGCGGCTTCGAGGAGACCTGGCGCACGGCGGGCGCATCGGCGCGCCAGGAAGTCACCGGCGCCTGGTTCCGCCCCGCCGGCGAGGTGCACGTGGACCGCATCGGGCGCGACGGGCTGCACACCGTCGGCGTGCAGTTCGACGCGGGGCGGCTGGACGGGCTCGGCGCGCCGGCCGCGCTCTTCGACGGGTGCCGCCACGTGCGCTCGGGCGAGCTGGCCGCGCTCGGGCGCCGCTTCCGCCGCGAGCTGGCGCGCGACGACGACGCGTCTCCCCTCGCCGTCGAGGCGCTCGCCCTGGAGCTGCTGGCCCTCGGGTGGCGGGCGGACGCCGCGCGGGGCGAGGGGCGGCCGCCCGCCTGGCTCGCGCGCGTCCGCGACCGGCTGCACGCCGAGTTCGCCCGGCGCGACCTGAGGCTGGCGGCGCTGGCGGCCGAAGCGGGGGTGCATCCGGTGACGCTCGCGCGCTCGTTCCGGGCGTGCTACGGCGAGTCGGTGGGCGAGTGCGTCCGGCGGCTCCGCATCGAGTGGAGCGCCACCGCCCTGGCCTCCGGCGCGCCGATCTCGCGGGTGGCGCTCTCGGCTGGCTTCGCCGACCAGAGCCACTTCACCCGCGCGTTCCGGCGGGCGCTGGGGGTGACGCCGGCGGAGTGGCGGCGCCGCCCGTCTTCACGAACACCCACAGGAACGCCTGCACGTACGCCGGGCGCGCCGCTTCCGCCGGCGCGATCGTGA